One genomic segment of Microbacterium sp. ProA8 includes these proteins:
- a CDS encoding arginine--tRNA ligase, whose translation MNPEALSAALLAVVAPLAEARRPGATDGLTPADLPLERPKNRDHGDWASNAALKLAKAVGANPREFAAEIAAGLAEVDGVAGVEVAGPGFINIRLDAAAAGALAKTIVDAGAAYGTNDSQRGNTINLEFVSANPTGPMHIGHTRWAALGDSMARLLLASGATLVREFYVNDAGAQMDRFGLSVLAAAKGEPTPEDGYPGSYIDDLAQRVLSAVPDLLSLPADEQLVVARDRAYALQLGDLQASLEKFNVHFDVFFSERTLHAKGSNGEPSLVDEAVDRLREQGHVFDEDGAVWVRTTDFGDDKDRVIRRSNGEYTYFAADAAYYLNKGDRGFAHKIYLLGADHHGYVHRLKALAGAAGDDPDKDIEVLIGQLVSINGARLSKRAGNIIELDDLREWIGTDALRYSLARYPADSPLTLDPEILRKRTNDNPVFYVQYAHARTHNVGRHAAASGVDRSAFAPELLAHETESALLGALQEFPRIVGFAAEVREPHRVARYLEELAGLYHRWYDNCRVIPLGDEPVEPVHRTRLWLNDATGQVLRNGLDLLGVTAPERM comes from the coding sequence ATGAATCCTGAAGCCCTCTCCGCCGCCCTGCTCGCCGTTGTCGCCCCGCTCGCCGAGGCGCGACGCCCCGGTGCGACGGATGGGCTCACCCCGGCGGACCTGCCGCTCGAGCGCCCCAAGAACCGCGATCACGGCGACTGGGCATCGAATGCGGCGCTGAAGCTCGCGAAGGCCGTCGGCGCGAACCCGCGCGAGTTCGCCGCGGAGATCGCCGCCGGGCTCGCCGAGGTCGACGGTGTCGCGGGTGTCGAGGTGGCCGGTCCCGGATTCATCAACATCCGGCTGGATGCCGCAGCCGCCGGTGCGCTCGCGAAGACCATCGTCGACGCCGGCGCGGCCTACGGCACGAATGACTCACAGCGCGGCAACACGATCAACCTGGAGTTCGTCAGCGCGAACCCCACAGGTCCGATGCACATCGGCCACACCCGGTGGGCCGCACTCGGCGACTCCATGGCGCGCCTGCTGCTGGCCAGCGGCGCGACGCTCGTCCGCGAGTTCTACGTCAACGACGCCGGCGCGCAGATGGATCGATTCGGCCTTTCCGTACTGGCAGCGGCCAAGGGCGAGCCCACTCCCGAGGACGGCTATCCGGGCTCGTACATCGACGACCTCGCTCAGCGGGTCCTCTCCGCGGTGCCGGACCTCCTGTCGCTCCCGGCCGACGAGCAGCTCGTCGTCGCGCGTGACCGGGCGTACGCGTTGCAGCTCGGGGACCTGCAGGCGTCCTTGGAGAAGTTCAACGTCCACTTCGACGTCTTCTTCAGCGAGCGGACGCTCCACGCCAAGGGCTCGAACGGCGAGCCCAGCCTCGTCGACGAGGCCGTCGACCGCTTGCGGGAGCAGGGTCACGTCTTCGACGAGGACGGCGCGGTGTGGGTGCGCACGACCGACTTCGGCGATGACAAGGATCGCGTCATCCGTCGTTCCAACGGCGAATACACCTATTTCGCCGCTGACGCCGCCTACTACCTCAACAAGGGCGACCGCGGCTTCGCGCACAAGATCTACCTGCTCGGCGCCGACCACCACGGCTACGTGCACCGCCTCAAGGCGCTCGCCGGCGCGGCCGGGGACGACCCCGACAAGGACATCGAGGTGCTCATCGGGCAGCTCGTGTCGATCAACGGCGCGCGGCTGTCCAAGCGCGCGGGCAACATCATCGAGCTCGATGACCTCCGCGAGTGGATCGGCACCGACGCGCTGCGCTACTCGCTCGCGCGGTATCCCGCTGACTCGCCGCTGACGCTCGATCCCGAGATCCTCCGCAAGCGCACGAACGACAACCCCGTCTTCTATGTGCAGTACGCCCACGCGCGCACCCACAACGTCGGACGCCATGCCGCGGCATCCGGCGTCGACCGCTCGGCGTTCGCCCCCGAGCTGCTCGCGCACGAGACGGAGTCCGCGCTCCTCGGCGCGCTCCAGGAGTTCCCGCGCATCGTCGGATTCGCCGCCGAGGTGCGCGAGCCCCACCGCGTCGCCCGCTACCTCGAGGAACTCGCCGGGCTCTATCACCGCTGGTACGACAACTGCCGCGTCATCCCGCTCGGCGACGAGCCCGTCGAGCCCGTTCACCGCACCCGCCTGTGGCTCAACGACGCCACCGGGCAGGTGCTGCGCAACGGCCTCGATCTGCTGGGCGTCACCGCCCCGGAGCGGATGTAG